Proteins co-encoded in one Zygotorulaspora mrakii chromosome 5, complete sequence genomic window:
- the PSE1 gene encoding importin PSE1 (similar to Saccharomyces cerevisiae PSE1 (YMR308C); ancestral locus Anc_5.11): MSALSEEINNTLINVLRGFASPDNEVRAAAESSLNQDWITPENIEVLLIFLSEQASFSQDLTSAALSAVLFRKLALRAPPSSKTVIIAKNITHISGNALAQIRATLLKGFISERPSNIRHKLSDAIAECAQDDLPDWNELLQTLVEALKNQDPNFRESSFRILSTVPHLTNAVDISNIIPIFEAGFTDSNDDVKIAAVTAFVGYFKQLSKSHWSKLGVLLPSLLNSLPKFLDDGKDEALAAVFESLIELVELAPKLFKDMFDQILQFIDILIKNKDLETPARTTALELLTVFSENSPLMCKSNQNYAQSVIADTLLMMTEVSIDDDEASGWRESDDAEEDEEEVAYDHARQSLDRVSLKLGGKYLAVPLFQYLQEMINSNEWRERFAALMALSSAAEGCRDVLVGEIPKILDMVLPLINDPHARVQYGCCNILGQISTDFAPLIQRTSHNRILPALISKLTPNSIDRVQTHAAAALVNFSEHANHAILEPYLDDLLTNLLTLLQSNHLYVQEQALTTIAFIAEAAEKKFIKYYDTLMPLLLNVLKLDVDGSNRVLKGKCIECATLIALAVGKEKFSEHSQELVNLLMIYQNNGIQEDDPIKTYLEHGWSRICRILREDFLPLLQIVLPPLLETAKATQDVSLIEEEEAANFQQYVDWDVVQIQGKHIAIHTSILDDKVSAMELLQVYSSVLKNLFARYVSEIMNDVAIPSIDFYLHDGVRATGAGLIPVLLSCLIASEGTQNEEVQNLWQTSSAKLIAGIMSEPMPEITQIYHTSLVDVIAAMENHCLNDELQARFTKGVSANLTDVFERVKQRHGEDDEYNEDIDQEFEDFTDEDLLDEINKSLAAFFKSTNGAYLTHFQTLWPLVSTFLQDNEVILILFALVAIADMVHYSGEQSAPFKDLCMSKVTSFLVSPESSIRQAAAYAIGICAQYAPASYADICVASLEPLFQVVNIPDAKSDENQTATENSSAAIAKILHSFNTIPNLDTYIANWLQTLPITVDEEAAAFTYRYLSHMIDSNSGIVSDPSNIPVILDYVVQALHHKSISGKNAEAVVQSTKRLLSTLSQQDAMALLQRYPQEFMPAIQLWFS; the protein is encoded by the coding sequence ATGTCGGCACTCTCAGAAGAGATCAATAATACTCTGATCAATGTGCTACGTGGATTTGCGTCGCCTGATAATGAAGTGCGTGCGGCTGCTGAGAGTAGTTTAAATCAAGATTGGATTACTCctgaaaatattgaagttttgctgatttttctATCCGAGCAAGCTTCATTTTCTCAAGACTTAACGTCCGCTGCTTTATCGGCAGTCCTTTTCAGAAAACTAGCCCTGAGGGCGCCTCCGTCTTCCAAAACTGTTATAATAGCGAAGAACATTACGCATATAAGTGGGAACGCTCTTGCCCAAATTCGTGCTACATTGCTCAAAGGGTTTATTTCGGAAAGACCCAGCAATATTAGACATAAACTATCAGATGCAATTGCAGAATGTGCGCAAGACGATTTACCTGATTGGAACGAACTTTTACAAACTTTAGTGGAGGCTCTAAAGAATCAAGATCCAAATTTTAGAGAATCGAGTTTTAGAATTTTATCCACAGTACCACATCTTACAAATGCAGTGGATATTAGTAATATCAttccaatatttgaagCAGGATTCACAGATTCGAATGATGATGTGAAAATAGCGGCAGTTACAGCATTCGTTGGCTACTTTAAACAATTATCAAAATCACATTGGTCAAAATTAGGTGTTTTATTACCAAGTTTGCTCAATAGTTTACCTAAATTTCTCGATGATGGTAAAGATGAAGCTTTGGCTGCAGTTTTCGAATCACTCATTGAATTGGTGGAACTGGCaccaaaacttttcaagGACATGTTCgatcaaattttgcaatttaTTGACattttaataaaaaataaagatttGGAAACCCCTGCGAGAACTACAGCACTAGAATTGTTGACTGTTTTCAGTGAAAACTCCCCATTGATGTGTaaatcaaatcaaaattatgCACAATCCGTCATAGCAGACACtttgttgatgatgacCGAAGTCTCTATAGATGATGACGAAGCTTCTGGTTGGAGAGAATCCGACGATGcggaagaagatgaagaggaagtCGCATATGATCATGCCCGTCAATCTCTCGATCGCGTATCCTTAAAACTAGGTGGTAAATATCTAGCAGTTCCCttgtttcaatatttgcaagaaatgataaattctAATGAGTGGAGAGAGAGATTTGCAGCATTAATGGCACTTTCGTCTGCTGCAGAAGGATGTCGTGATGTATTAGTTGGAGAGATTCCTAAAATCTTGGACATGGTTTTACCACTAATTAATGATCCACATGCAAGAGTTCAATATGGTTGTTGTAATATATTGGGTCAGATATCAACAGATTTTGCTCCATTAATTCAAAGAACCTCGCATAATAGAATTCTCCCTGCATTGATCTCAAAGTTAACACCAAACTCCATTGATAGAGTTCAGACGCATGCAGCTGCGGCGCTCgttaatttttcagaacaTGCGAATCATGCTATCTTGGAGCCTTATTTGGATGACTTATTGACTAACTTATTAACACTACTTCAAAGCAATCATCTTTATGTGCAAGAACAAGCTTTAACAACGATTGCATTTATTGCTGAAGCAGCTGAGAAAAAGTTCATAAAATACTATGATACTTTGATGCCTCTATTGTTGAACGTCTTGAAACTTGATGTTGATGGTTCAAATCGAGTTTTGAAGGGTAAATGTATCGAATGTGCTACTTTGATTGCCTTGGCTGTCGGTaaagagaaattttcaGAGCATTCGCAAGAATTAGTCAACTTGTTGATgatttatcaaaataatgGTATTCAAGAGGATGATCCAATCAAAACGTACTTGGAGCACGGTTGGAGTAGAATTTGTAGGATTTTAAGAGAAGATTTTCTGCCGCTGTTGCAAATAGTCCTTCCGCCATTGTTAGAAACGGCGAAGGCAACTCAAGATGTCAGTTTGAtcgaggaagaagaggctGCTAATTTTCAGCAATATGTTGATTGGGACGTCGTTCAGATACAAGGTAAGCACATTGCTATTCACACATCTATATTAGACGATAAAGTGTCAGCGATGGAGCTATTACAAGTCTACAGCAGtgttttaaaaaatttatttgCGAGATACGTGAGTGAAATAATGAACGATGTTGCAATTCCTTCCATTGATTTTTACTTGCATGATGGTGTTCGTGCGACAGGTGCTGGCCTGATTCCGGTTTTACTCTCCTGTCTTATCGCCTCTGAAGGGACACAGAACGAGGAAGTTCAAAATCTATGGCAAACATCGTCCGCTAAACTGATCGCTGGTATCATGTCGGAGCCAATGCCCGAAATAActcaaatatatcataCTTCTCTTGTGGACGTCATTGCAGCAATGGAGAATCATTGTCTCAACGATGAATTACAAGCTAGATTTACTAAAGGTGTTTCAGCAAACTTGACTGATGTTTTTGAACGAGTGAAGCAACGTCATGGCGAAGACGATGAGTACAACGAGGATATAGACCAGGAATTCGAAGATTTTACAGATGAAGACTTATTGGACGAAATAAATAAATCACTCGCagcttttttcaaatcgaCCAACGGAGCATATCTGactcattttcaaactttATGGCCACTCGTTTCCACTTTTTTACAAGATAACGAAGTGATTCTAATTTTATTTGCTTTGGTGGCGATCGCAGATATGGTTCACTATAGTGGAGAGCAGTCTGCACCATTCAAAGACCTTTGTATGAGCAAAGTCACATCCTTTTTGGTTTCACCAGAGTCAAGTATTCGTCAAGCAGCAGCATACGCAATAGGTATCTGTGCTCAATATGCACCAGCCTCCTATGCCGATATTTGTGTTGCATCCTTGGAACCTCTATTTCAAGTTGTCAATATACCAGATGCAAAATCAGATGAGAATCAAACTGCCACTGAAAACTCAAGTGCGGCGATAGCCAAGATTCTTCATTCCTTTAATACTATTCCAAATTTGGATACCTACATCGCAAATTGGCTACAAACATTGCCGATAACCGTCGATGAAGAAGCTGCTGCCTTCACATACAGGTATTTGAGCCATATGATAGATTCAAACTCTGGCATTGTCTCAGATCCCTCTAATATTCCAGTCATACTCGACTATGTGGTGCAGGCACTTCATCATAAATCCATTTCAGGAAAAAATGCAGAAGCAGTTGTTCAGTCAACTAAACGACTCTTGAGTACTCTGTCTCAACAGGATGCGATGGCCCTACTACAAAGGTATCCTCAAGAGTTCATGCCTGCAATCCAACTATGGTTTTCCTGA
- the GAS1 gene encoding 1,3-beta-glucanosyltransferase GAS1 (similar to Saccharomyces cerevisiae GAS1 (YMR307W); ancestral locus Anc_5.13) — protein sequence MLLKTLFSVAAASIYAGFAAAQDLPPIEVLGNKFFFSNNGSQFYIKGIAYQADTANATTGQSINDPLADFETCSRDIPYLQAVDTNVVRIYAVNTSFDHSQCMQALNDAGIYVIADLSAPRSSVNRLSPSWDLELYNQYTSVVDLFANYTNVLGFFAGNEVTNNYTNTDASAFVKAAIRDMKSYIRERNYRSIPVGYSSNDDEDTRVAIADYFACGDEDVKADFYGINMYEWCGNSTYRGSGYADRTAEFRNLSIPIFFSEYGCNAIRPREFSEVETLFGDDMTDVWSGGIVYMYFEESNNYGLVSIDGNNVRTLDDYNYYSSEIRRVSPSSANNASYTASSTSLSCPRTGRYWQASTDLPPTPDRNLCQCMGASLSCVVDDDVSEDDYQDLFDYVCGEISCDGIQGNGTSGDYGAYSFCSPQAKLSFVLNLYYEAQGASQSDCDFSGSASLQTASIQSGCSSALAQIGSSGMNQASASANFSGGSSSTTAARITQSGSGSVTVQGSSSSSSTHSASATKESTAISSAEFNLFQVILSSIATISVVAGMGFALA from the coding sequence atgTTGCTTAAGACCTTATTTTCTGTTGCTGCAGCCTCTATCTATGCCGGTTTTGCTGCCGCACAGGATTTGCCACCTATTGAAGTTCTCGGAAAcaagttcttcttttccaacAACGGTTCTCAATTTTATATCAAAGGTATCGCATATCAAGCTGACACCGCTAATGCCACCACTGGTCAATCCATCAATGATCCTTTAGCAGATTTCGAAACGTGTTCCAGAGATATTCCATATTTACAAGCTGTAGACACCAATGTTGTTCGTATTTATGCTGTCAACACATCTTTCGATCACTCTCAATGTATGCAAGCCTTGAACGACGCTGGTATATATGTTATTGCTGATTTGTCTGCTCCACGTTCGTCTGTCAATAGATTGAGCCCATCATGGGATTTGGAACTTTACAATCAATACACCTCTGTCGTTGATCTGTTTGCAAATTATACTAATGTGCTAGGTTTCTTTGCTGGTAATGAAGTTACAAATAACTATACCAACACCGATGCTTCTGCCTTTGTAAAGGCTGCAATTAGAGATATGAAGTCTTATATTAGGGAGAGAAATTACAGAAGTATTCCTGTGGGATACTCGTCtaacgatgatgaagatacTAGAGTTGCTATTGCTGATTATTTTGCTTGCGGAGATGAAGATGTTAAAGCTGATTTTTACGGTATTAATATGTACGAATGGTGTGGTAACTCCACTTACCGTGGATCCGGTTACGCTGATAGAACTGCCGAATTTAgaaatttatcaattccaatcttcttttctgaaTACGGTTGTAACGCTATTAGACCAAGAGAGTTTTCTGAAGTTGAAACCTTATTCGGTGATGATATGACTGATGTTTGGTCTGGTGGTATTGTTTATAtgtattttgaagaatccAATAACTATGGTTTGGTTAGTATTGATGGAAACAATGTTAGAACCTTGGACGACTATAATTACTACTCTAGTGAAATTAGACGCGTTTCTCCATCTTCTGCCAACAATGCCTCCTACACTGCCTCTTCAACAAGTCTCTCTTGTCCAAGAACTGGCAGATACTGGCAAGCTTCTACAGATTTACCACCAACTCCTGACAGAAATCTATGCCAATGTATGGGCGCATCTTTGAGTTGTGTagttgatgatgatgttTCTGAGGATGACTATCAAGATTTGTTCGATTACGTTTGTGGTGAAATCTCATGTGATGGTATTCAAGGTAATGGTACATCAGGTGATTATGGTGCTTACTCGTTCTGTAGCCCACAAGCCAAGTTgtcatttgttttgaactTATACTACGAAGCTCAAGGTGCTTCACAGAGTGATTGTGATTTCAGTGGTTCTGCAAGTCTACAAACTGCAAGTATTCAATCAGGTTGCTCTTCCGCGTTAGCTCAAATTGGTAGCAGTGGTATGAACCAGGCAAGTGCAAGCGCAAATTTCAGTGGTGGCTCTTCCTCTACAACTGCTGCTAGAATCACCCAATCAGGTTCAGGTTCAGTTACCGTCCAAGGCTCTTCAAGCTCTAGTTCTACTCATTCAGCTTCAGCCACAAAAGAAAGTACTGCTATTTCTAGCGCagaattcaatttgtttcaagTTATTTTATCTTCGATTGCCACAATTTCTGTTGTCGCTGGCATGGGTTTTGCTTTAGCTTGA
- the PXR1 gene encoding telomerase inhibitor (similar to Saccharomyces cerevisiae PXR1 (YGR280C); ancestral locus Anc_5.12), which translates to MGLAATRTKQRFGLDPRNTAWSNDTSRYGHTMLEKFGWQPGMGLGMSPNASQTSHIKVSIKSDNVGLGAKIKRKERKDAFDNGECAGLDSFQRILGRLNGKEQQITEELDKQRIEKVLNGKWGVHFVQGEVLASTWDPDTKGLRSYANPKKRINADEELSTSESDSKRRKSDGIHKKEKKDSKKKKAKKEKKDKKEKKSKKEKEDKKESKEKKSGKHTKEKTKNKKEKRKEKKGNKEKLDEEKSKTNTPLDPIHLAASETALNVTSIPGRLSVRSRYIRQKRLATMDPKALKELFMVTNN; encoded by the coding sequence ATGGGATTGGCAGCAACACGAACGAAGCAGAGATTTGGATTGGATCCTCGAAACACTGCCTGGAGTAACGACACTTCGAGATATGGTCATACAATGCTGGAAAAATTCGGCTGGCAACCAGGCATGGGACTCGGAATGTCACCAAATGCATCACAAACCTCACACATTAAAGTTTCCATTAAGAGTGACAATGTTGGTCTAGGAgcaaaaatcaagagaaaagagCGAAAAGATGCATTTGATAATGGCGAATGTGCAGGCCTTGACTCGTTTCAGAGAATCCTCGGTAGGCTCAATGGTAAGGAACAGCAAATAACTGAGGAACTCGATAAACAGAGAATAGAGAAAGTTTTAAATGGTAAATGGGGTGTTCATTTTGTTCAGGGAGAGGTTCTTGCGAGTACTTGGGACCCAGATACAAAAGGACTGAGGAGCTATGCCAatccaaagaaaaggataaATGCTGATGAGGAACTCTCTACGTCTGAAAGTGATagtaaaagaagaaaaagtgATGGAATTCAcaagaaggagaagaaggatagtaaaaagaagaaggccaagaaagagaagaaggataaaaaagagaaaaagagtaagaaagagaaagaagacaaaaaagaaagcaaagagaagaagagtGGGAAGCATACTAAAGAGAAGAcgaaaaacaaaaaggagaagaggaaggaaaagaaaggcAATAAAGAGAAGTTAGACGaagagaaatcaaaaacgAATACCCCGTTAGATCCAATACATTTGGCAGCCTCTGAGACGGCTTTAAATGTCACTAGTATACCTGGCAGATTGTCCGTGCGTTCACGTTACATCAGACAGAAAAGGTTAGCAACAATGGATCCTAAAgctttgaaggaattaTTCATGGTAACAAATAACTAA